A region from the Paludicola sp. MB14-C6 genome encodes:
- a CDS encoding AraC family transcriptional regulator, translated as MKVLKLFNNRKEIIMLFSYDTEILPEVRMIGQIKYPGQWVHFSRVIDEYIMYLIKEGDMYIEEKGIQYHLKPGDLFILEPNKPHFGYKAASCNYYYVHFQNISFIPLADDKERFAMNELADKRITSLASYNLDSGNVTDSITYIPKLFSIQNQEFRTILKESIDIYNHREEHYKRASSTLLHLFLLQVAHANLIQHNANQISTHIKKSAVVVEKILKYLNNNYYEKVSSSLIEKTFEVNFDYINRVFSDITGNTIFHYLNILRINHAKELIATTNLTFSEIGYLVGIDDRYYFTKQFKKYVGMTPTEYYKSVNTSNKKEE; from the coding sequence ATGAAAGTACTAAAGTTATTTAACAACAGAAAGGAAATAATCATGTTGTTTTCATATGATACAGAAATTCTTCCTGAAGTTCGCATGATAGGACAAATTAAATATCCGGGTCAATGGGTACATTTTAGCCGAGTTATTGATGAATATATTATGTATTTGATTAAGGAAGGCGATATGTACATTGAGGAAAAAGGAATACAATATCATCTAAAGCCCGGCGATTTATTCATACTAGAGCCCAACAAGCCTCATTTTGGATATAAAGCAGCTTCTTGCAATTATTACTATGTTCATTTTCAAAATATATCTTTCATTCCTTTAGCAGATGATAAAGAACGCTTTGCAATGAATGAGTTAGCCGATAAAAGAATCACATCACTTGCAAGTTACAATCTTGATAGTGGAAATGTTACTGATTCAATTACATATATTCCAAAGCTGTTTTCCATACAAAATCAAGAATTTCGAACAATTTTAAAAGAATCAATTGATATTTATAATCATCGAGAAGAACATTACAAACGAGCTTCATCGACTTTGTTGCATTTGTTTTTGCTTCAAGTTGCACATGCAAACTTAATACAACATAATGCAAATCAAATTTCTACTCATATAAAAAAATCAGCAGTAGTGGTAGAGAAAATTTTAAAATATTTAAATAATAATTATTATGAAAAAGTAAGCAGTAGCTTAATTGAAAAAACATTTGAGGTCAATTTTGATTATATTAATAGAGTTTTTTCGGATATTACTGGAAACACCATTTTTCATTATTTAAATATTCTTCGTATTAACCATGCAAAAGAATTGATTGCAACTACAAATTTGACATTCAGTGAGATCGGATATTTAGTAGGTATTGATGATCGTTATTATTTTACAAAGCAATTTAAAAAATATGTAGGGATGACACCGACGGAATATTATAAAAGCGTAAATACATCGAATAAGAAAGAAGAGTGA
- a CDS encoding carbohydrate ABC transporter permease yields the protein MKKSTITSRKISKGVHGWISALPFVLPGLILVAIFVIYPMFFTVRVSLSKYQIVQGKIDFVGIKNYINIFTDSSSRFWYAYRNNFLYAIVTTPCIILGGMVFAYLINNIKRGKTIFKVGFYLPVITSWVIVSLVFTYMFNNSDRGLINYILVDVMGILDDYVPWLLREWSGNLAIWIMGIWKNTGWAMLIFLAALQGIPQDLYEAAELDGAGKFQKFHYIVIPALRPTTYFVLVNMIIGSFNVFIQVLMLTGGKPNGRTSVLQYLLYDRAFNQFEFGEASAIGLITALTILLVTTLLNRMMKLDTVEKEGD from the coding sequence ATGAAAAAATCGACGATTACCTCAAGAAAAATTTCAAAGGGCGTACATGGATGGATAAGCGCCTTACCTTTTGTTTTACCTGGACTTATATTAGTTGCAATATTTGTAATATACCCAATGTTTTTTACGGTTAGAGTATCTTTGTCTAAATATCAAATTGTACAAGGAAAAATCGACTTTGTGGGCATTAAGAATTATATCAATATCTTCACCGATTCATCCTCACGTTTTTGGTATGCATACCGAAATAATTTCCTTTATGCAATAGTAACAACACCATGCATTATTTTAGGTGGAATGGTTTTTGCATACTTAATTAACAATATTAAGCGAGGTAAAACTATATTTAAAGTAGGTTTTTATTTGCCGGTAATCACTTCTTGGGTAATTGTTAGTTTAGTGTTTACCTATATGTTTAATAATTCAGATCGTGGGCTAATTAACTACATTCTGGTTGATGTGATGGGTATTCTTGATGACTATGTACCATGGCTATTACGTGAATGGTCTGGTAATTTAGCTATTTGGATTATGGGAATATGGAAGAATACCGGATGGGCTATGCTTATTTTCTTAGCAGCACTTCAAGGAATTCCTCAAGATTTATATGAGGCTGCAGAATTAGATGGTGCAGGAAAATTTCAAAAATTTCATTATATTGTGATACCTGCATTGAGACCAACTACATACTTTGTTTTGGTAAATATGATAATCGGATCTTTTAATGTCTTTATTCAAGTTTTGATGCTGACCGGAGGAAAGCCAAATGGTCGAACTTCTGTATTGCAGTATTTACTGTATGATAGGGCATTTAATCAATTTGAATTTGGTGAAGCTTCTGCAATAGGCCTAATAACAGCTCTTACAATTTTATTAGTGACAACTCTTTTAAATCGAATGATGAAGTTGGATACTGTTGAAAAGGAGGGGGACTAG
- a CDS encoding carbohydrate ABC transporter permease: MNAKNTSRKAASRISQLIIWLLLLTGLIIFSVPFLFMITNSFEKFSFVLPYPPKLFPTKLDFSAYQHILNIPIFTTAVMNSVINTIVTVIFAVFISTLSAYGFAKINFPGREMIFKIYIFTLMMPAFLNIIPQFVTLRNIRLPGFEEGLVGTRVGLILIYVATGICGHTFFLRNFFRSLPDALGESVIMDGGGHPTIFFKIILPLSKPALGTMTIFAIQGIWEEYFTAKVLVGAKEKMITLPLLLQRLNGQHATRWEWVFAASIITLIPIVILFIFAQKKMVVGGLIEGSIKE, encoded by the coding sequence ATGAATGCAAAGAATACAAGCAGAAAAGCAGCGTCAAGAATAAGTCAGTTGATCATTTGGTTATTATTACTGACAGGACTAATTATATTTTCTGTTCCGTTTTTATTTATGATTACAAATTCATTTGAAAAGTTTAGCTTTGTACTACCTTATCCTCCAAAATTGTTCCCTACTAAGTTGGATTTTTCTGCATATCAACATATTTTAAATATTCCAATTTTCACTACAGCTGTAATGAACAGTGTGATAAATACAATAGTTACTGTAATATTTGCTGTTTTTATTTCAACACTTTCAGCGTATGGATTCGCTAAAATAAATTTTCCGGGCAGAGAAATGATATTTAAAATATACATATTCACTTTGATGATGCCGGCATTTTTAAATATAATTCCTCAATTCGTTACTTTAAGAAATATAAGATTACCGGGATTTGAAGAAGGGTTAGTTGGAACGAGAGTAGGACTTATACTAATTTATGTGGCAACTGGTATCTGCGGGCATACTTTCTTTCTTAGAAATTTTTTCCGTTCCTTACCTGATGCACTTGGTGAATCAGTTATTATGGATGGTGGTGGACATCCTACAATATTTTTCAAAATAATACTTCCACTATCAAAACCGGCGCTTGGAACGATGACAATTTTTGCAATACAAGGAATATGGGAGGAATATTTTACTGCAAAGGTTTTAGTTGGAGCAAAAGAGAAAATGATTACACTGCCTTTGCTGCTGCAAAGACTGAATGGACAACATGCAACTCGGTGGGAATGGGTATTTGCGGCTTCAATTATTACGCTAATTCCAATTGTTATTTTGTTTATTTTTGCTCAGAAAAAAATGGTGGTAGGCGGGCTAATAGAAGGCTCCATAAAAGAATAA
- a CDS encoding glycoside hydrolase family 66 protein, producing MVQHNKQITTDCWPEKAQYIVGEVVTLKMIRPIQIKTLPNICLFRLADIFPAEPIWNQTSSQKDAEILTASFSQLPAGYYGVEISWGDTILSTAFDITKDRRQDVRYGFISDFKQSDCGEEDILFANKLHLNAIQFYDWMYRHDNLVSKVELYNDPMGRETSLSTIRTKILACKKYGIRPFAYGAIYAATQELYNQHPEWALYTIDGVPMKFADWLYFMNTSENCPWSNYIVEQYENSISELGFQGIHMDTYGFPKHVLDNNGSAVALEKTFPSLIERSACAVKEIDCEAGVIFNAVNNWPIEEVAPTNQDAVYIEVWPPHDTYFELYRLIREAKQIAQKPVVLAAYMKPFLGAETNESITAAETSLLLTFAVINASGGRQLVFGENKGILCDSYYANYAVIRDSFLSVVRNYCDFAVRYSPLLEYNSAVDISMTAANGINEDILFHAKEDIRFSSNAQADTVWTIIREYEERLVIHLINLSGITQQWNEPKLQRPNSVQDIEIKLLINHRFSNIYVASPDFQGGTAQILEYRKETQNNGQYVFIKVPNLEIWDTVWIELIQ from the coding sequence ATGGTACAACATAATAAACAAATAACAACAGACTGTTGGCCTGAAAAAGCGCAGTATATAGTTGGAGAAGTTGTTACTTTGAAAATGATTCGACCAATACAAATAAAGACATTACCTAATATATGCCTTTTTAGACTTGCAGATATTTTTCCGGCAGAGCCTATTTGGAATCAAACGAGTAGTCAAAAAGATGCAGAAATTTTAACAGCTTCTTTTTCTCAGCTTCCAGCAGGATATTACGGGGTTGAGATATCATGGGGAGATACCATTTTGTCAACTGCATTTGATATTACCAAAGATCGAAGACAGGATGTACGATATGGATTTATTTCTGATTTTAAACAAAGCGATTGTGGAGAAGAAGATATTCTTTTTGCAAATAAATTGCATCTTAATGCTATTCAGTTTTATGATTGGATGTATCGTCATGATAATTTAGTATCCAAAGTCGAGTTATACAATGATCCAATGGGACGAGAGACATCTCTTTCGACTATAAGAACTAAAATACTTGCATGTAAAAAATATGGTATTCGTCCATTTGCATATGGAGCAATTTATGCGGCTACACAAGAATTATATAATCAACATCCCGAGTGGGCATTATATACTATTGATGGTGTACCGATGAAATTTGCAGACTGGCTCTATTTTATGAATACCTCTGAAAATTGTCCTTGGAGCAATTATATTGTGGAGCAATATGAAAATAGTATAAGTGAATTAGGGTTTCAGGGTATTCATATGGATACTTATGGCTTTCCTAAGCATGTTCTTGATAATAATGGCTCAGCAGTAGCACTCGAAAAAACCTTTCCGAGCTTAATTGAACGCTCTGCTTGTGCTGTGAAAGAAATTGACTGTGAAGCAGGAGTCATTTTTAATGCAGTTAATAATTGGCCGATTGAAGAGGTAGCACCAACAAACCAAGATGCAGTCTATATTGAAGTGTGGCCTCCACATGATACTTATTTTGAATTATATCGTTTGATTCGCGAAGCAAAACAAATAGCGCAAAAGCCAGTTGTTTTGGCTGCATATATGAAGCCTTTTTTAGGAGCAGAAACCAATGAAAGTATAACTGCTGCGGAAACCTCATTGCTGCTTACATTTGCTGTTATTAACGCTTCAGGTGGACGTCAGTTAGTTTTTGGTGAAAATAAAGGTATATTGTGTGACAGTTACTATGCTAATTATGCCGTTATTAGAGATAGTTTTCTTTCGGTTGTGCGAAACTATTGTGATTTTGCTGTTCGTTACTCTCCTTTGCTTGAATATAATTCCGCTGTGGATATTTCAATGACTGCCGCTAACGGAATTAACGAAGATATATTATTTCATGCAAAAGAGGATATTCGTTTTTCTTCTAATGCACAAGCTGATACTGTGTGGACAATTATAAGAGAATATGAAGAGCGTTTGGTAATTCATCTTATAAATTTATCGGGTATTACTCAGCAGTGGAACGAGCCTAAATTACAACGTCCTAATTCAGTACAAGATATTGAAATTAAGCTATTGATTAACCATAGATTTAGTAATATTTATGTTGCATCTCCCGATTTTCAAGGAGGAACAGCTCAAATTCTTGAGTACCGTAAAGAAACACAAAATAACGGTCAATATGTTTTTATCAAAGTACCCAACCTTGAAATATGGGATACTGTTTGGATCGAGTTAATTCAATAA